From one Thermatribacter velox genomic stretch:
- a CDS encoding flagellar basal body L-ring protein FlgH yields the protein MKKVRFFWWLFTVFVVSWIALPQSFAESLWSDDAWFADPYSDYRASREGDILTVIITENLEGKNSATSSGGSSVDISMEAGQGIFDFVPPASFKRQSTRQGERSNQRQMSLSGVITCQVVEVLENGNLRIAGSKEIYLNKEREIMHIEGVVNPRFISAQNTVYSTQLVDVIIKLEGTLKPKQRSGLIGILGGLFGSILDILF from the coding sequence ATGAAAAAAGTGCGTTTTTTCTGGTGGTTATTTACTGTTTTTGTGGTGTCTTGGATAGCGCTTCCTCAGAGTTTTGCGGAATCACTGTGGAGCGATGATGCCTGGTTTGCAGACCCTTATTCTGATTACCGGGCTTCTCGAGAGGGGGATATTCTGACCGTCATCATAACCGAAAATTTGGAAGGGAAAAACAGTGCCACCAGCAGTGGAGGAAGCTCAGTGGATATTTCCATGGAAGCAGGGCAGGGAATTTTCGATTTCGTGCCACCTGCTTCTTTTAAAAGACAAAGCACTCGCCAGGGAGAGAGGAGCAATCAGAGACAGATGAGCCTGAGTGGGGTTATTACCTGCCAGGTGGTAGAAGTGCTGGAAAATGGAAATCTCAGAATTGCTGGCAGTAAAGAAATTTATTTGAACAAAGAACGGGAGATAATGCATATCGAGGGCGTGGTAAATCCGAGGTTTATATCCGCTCAGAATACAGTTTACTCAACTCAACTGGTTGACGTGATCATTAAGCTGGAGGGAACCTTGAAACCCAAGCAAAGATCAGGACTTATTGGTATTCTGGGTGGCCTTTTTGGTTCCATCCTGGATATCCTCTTTTAG